One window of the Pseudomonas lurida genome contains the following:
- a CDS encoding DUF3182 family protein: MTPTQRKKLVVAHSTREGAPLHEVETNRALARWLAQILGLKFGGSYDPDLHAGRTLYLLPTQTLVGPAQARALNIKGPQDLWGGYVDHDFICTKAISHGVLGPEAKAPQGWSTLFSERVRKVVLDGLSVFALEDARPAATRLLYSGPIRLKPVHACAGRGQEVIHSLDEFDAVLARPDAAKLFNEGVVLEQDLHDVVTHSVGQSFIGEHVFSYCGEQYLTKDGQGEDVYGGSNLLVVPGGYQDLLQLELPDDVREAIEQAQVFDDAANEAYPGFYASRRNYDIAQGLDSDGQRRSGVLEQSWRMGGASSAEVAALQSFINNPGLRAIRVSSVETYVDQPLPADAIEVYRGPAENSEFLLKYVTVKSYDG; encoded by the coding sequence ATGACCCCGACTCAACGCAAGAAGCTGGTAGTCGCTCACTCCACACGCGAGGGCGCGCCGCTGCATGAGGTCGAAACCAACCGCGCCCTGGCGCGCTGGCTGGCGCAGATTCTCGGGCTCAAATTCGGCGGCAGCTACGACCCCGATTTACATGCGGGGCGCACACTGTACCTGTTGCCCACGCAAACCCTGGTCGGCCCGGCCCAGGCGCGGGCGCTCAACATCAAGGGCCCGCAGGATCTTTGGGGCGGCTACGTCGACCACGATTTCATCTGCACCAAAGCCATCAGTCATGGCGTGCTCGGCCCCGAGGCTAAAGCGCCGCAAGGTTGGTCAACCTTGTTCAGCGAGCGTGTGCGAAAAGTCGTGCTGGATGGCCTGAGCGTCTTCGCCTTGGAGGACGCCCGACCCGCCGCCACGCGCTTGCTGTACAGCGGGCCAATTCGGCTGAAACCCGTGCATGCCTGCGCGGGTCGTGGGCAGGAAGTTATCCACAGTCTCGATGAATTCGACGCCGTGCTGGCGCGACCTGACGCGGCGAAGCTGTTCAACGAGGGGGTGGTGCTGGAGCAAGACCTGCATGACGTGGTCACCCACAGCGTCGGCCAGAGCTTTATTGGCGAGCACGTGTTCAGTTATTGCGGCGAGCAATACTTGACGAAGGACGGGCAGGGCGAGGACGTCTATGGCGGCTCCAACCTGCTGGTGGTGCCGGGGGGCTACCAAGACCTGTTGCAGCTCGAACTGCCCGACGATGTGCGTGAAGCCATCGAGCAGGCCCAGGTCTTCGACGATGCCGCCAATGAGGCTTATCCCGGGTTTTATGCCTCGCGGCGCAACTATGACATTGCCCAAGGCCTGGACAGCGACGGCCAGCGGCGCAGTGGCGTGCTCGAACAATCCTGGCGCATGGGCGGGGCCAGCAGCGCGGAAGTCGCGGCGTTGCAGAGTTTTATCAATAACCCCGGCCTGCGGGCGATCCGTGTGTCCTCGGTAGAAACCTACGTGGACCAACCCCTGCCGGCCGATGCCATCGAGGTGTATCGCGGCCCGGCGGAAAACAGCGAGTTTCTTCTCAAGTACGTGACGGTTAAATCTTATGACGGCTAG
- the clsB gene encoding cardiolipin synthase ClsB — protein sequence MNIAVEHISTDQPPDEAKARDLDYGWQSGNQVELLENGEAYFPKVFEALRAARREILLETFILFEDKVGHELQGILIEAAQRGVKVVVSLDGFGCGELSPAFLGELAEAGVAVQMFDPASKTLGIRTNWFRRLHRKIVVVDAEVAFIGGINFSADHLGDYGPEAKQDYAVQVIGPAVADLHHFALAQSGRQVRTRRGWRRRQQRPSLWSTDKGDGQVRLIYRDNVQHRDDIEEAYIHALSKAQKRAVIANAYFFPGYRLLREIRNAARRGVQVQLIMQGQPDVLLAKLAARMLYDYLLKDGVVIHEYCQRPLHGKVALVDDDWSTVGSSNLDPLSLALNLEANVLIRDRAFNQQLYERLETLARNHCQTMPENRKPRLWLWRLTVGFLVFHVMRHFPALTGWLPAHKPRLKPFEAQHHDV from the coding sequence ATGAATATTGCTGTTGAACACATCTCCACCGACCAACCGCCAGACGAAGCCAAGGCCCGTGACCTGGACTATGGCTGGCAGAGCGGCAACCAGGTCGAGTTGCTGGAGAACGGCGAGGCCTACTTCCCCAAGGTCTTCGAGGCATTGCGCGCTGCCCGCAGGGAAATCCTGCTGGAGACGTTCATCCTCTTCGAAGACAAAGTGGGCCATGAGCTGCAAGGCATTCTGATCGAAGCGGCGCAGCGTGGCGTGAAGGTGGTGGTGAGCCTGGATGGCTTTGGTTGCGGCGAACTCAGCCCGGCGTTTCTCGGCGAGCTGGCCGAGGCTGGTGTGGCCGTGCAGATGTTCGACCCGGCCTCCAAGACGCTGGGCATTCGCACCAATTGGTTTCGCCGCTTGCACCGCAAGATTGTGGTGGTGGACGCCGAAGTGGCGTTTATCGGCGGGATCAATTTCTCCGCCGACCACCTGGGCGACTACGGCCCCGAAGCCAAGCAGGATTACGCGGTGCAGGTGATTGGGCCGGCAGTGGCGGACTTGCATCATTTTGCCCTGGCACAAAGTGGCCGCCAGGTACGCACGCGACGCGGCTGGCGACGGCGCCAGCAACGGCCGTCGCTGTGGTCTACCGACAAGGGCGATGGCCAGGTGCGCCTGATCTACCGCGACAACGTGCAGCACCGTGACGATATCGAAGAAGCCTACATCCATGCGTTGAGCAAGGCGCAAAAACGCGCGGTCATTGCCAACGCTTACTTCTTCCCCGGCTACCGCCTGCTGCGGGAGATCCGCAACGCTGCGCGACGTGGCGTGCAGGTGCAACTGATCATGCAGGGCCAACCCGACGTGCTGCTGGCCAAGTTGGCGGCGCGCATGCTCTACGACTATCTGCTCAAGGATGGCGTGGTGATTCACGAGTATTGCCAGCGCCCGCTGCACGGTAAGGTGGCACTGGTGGATGACGACTGGAGCACCGTGGGGTCAAGCAACCTGGACCCGTTGAGCCTGGCGTTGAACCTGGAAGCCAACGTGCTGATTCGGGACCGCGCTTTCAATCAACAGTTGTATGAACGCCTGGAGACCCTGGCCAGGAACCATTGCCAGACCATGCCTGAGAACCGCAAGCCGCGCCTGTGGCTGTGGCGTTTGACCGTGGGTTTCCTGGTCTTCCACGTGATGCGCCACTTCCCTGCACTGACGGGTTGGTTGCCGGCACACAAGCCGCGGTTGAAACCTTTTGAGGCCCAGCACCATGACGTCTGA
- a CDS encoding lysylphosphatidylglycerol synthase domain-containing protein, whose protein sequence is MTSETKGSRFKRWKKPLTIAFFLLLIVLFTLLARRIDWSEVVQTLGDFKVRTLVIASALTLCSFLVYASFDLIGRTYIRQNLVWKQILPVGIISYAFNLNLSAWVGGIAMRYRLYSRLGVSTSNIAKILGLSLATNWFGYMAIAGVIFSSGLVTMPPGWKVSTTALQGIGALLVLASLGYLLACQFSKKRAWTVRGMEINLPSVRMACLQLLLGALNWSLMAAVIFTLLPAKLDYPLVLGVLLISAIAGVLTHIPAGLGVLEAVFIALLQHEASRGSLLAGLIAYRAIYFIVPLLIALVMYLGVEAKAKALRVKKSPA, encoded by the coding sequence ATGACGTCTGAAACCAAAGGCTCGCGGTTCAAGCGCTGGAAGAAACCGCTGACGATCGCCTTCTTCCTGCTGCTGATCGTGCTGTTCACCCTGCTTGCACGGCGCATCGACTGGAGCGAGGTGGTGCAAACCCTGGGCGACTTCAAGGTGCGCACGCTGGTAATCGCCAGCGCGCTGACGCTGTGCAGTTTTCTCGTCTATGCCAGCTTCGACCTGATCGGTCGCACCTACATTCGCCAGAACCTGGTATGGAAGCAGATCCTGCCGGTGGGCATCATCAGTTACGCGTTCAACCTCAACCTGAGCGCGTGGGTCGGCGGTATTGCCATGCGCTACCGTCTGTATTCGCGACTGGGGGTGAGTACCAGCAATATCGCCAAGATCCTCGGCCTTAGCCTGGCCACCAACTGGTTTGGCTACATGGCAATAGCCGGGGTGATCTTCAGCAGTGGGCTGGTCACGATGCCGCCGGGCTGGAAGGTCAGCACCACGGCCCTGCAAGGCATCGGCGCGTTGTTGGTGCTGGCCAGCCTGGGTTATCTGCTGGCCTGCCAGTTTTCGAAAAAGCGTGCATGGACCGTTCGCGGCATGGAAATCAACCTGCCGTCCGTGCGTATGGCGTGTTTGCAGTTGCTGTTGGGCGCGCTGAACTGGTCGCTGATGGCAGCGGTGATCTTCACCTTGTTGCCGGCCAAACTCGACTATCCGTTGGTGCTGGGGGTGTTGCTGATCAGCGCGATTGCCGGGGTGCTCACCCATATTCCGGCCGGGCTGGGTGTGCTGGAGGCGGTGTTCATTGCGCTGTTGCAGCATGAGGCGTCGCGGGGCAGCTTGCTGGCCGGGTTGATTGCGTATCGGGCCATCTACTTTATTGTGCCGCTGCTGATAGCACTGGTGATGTACCTCGGCGTGGAGGCGAAGGCCAAGGCGTTGCGGGTGAAGAAAAGCCCTGCCTGA
- a CDS encoding alpha/beta hydrolase family protein has translation MTARSESIAIDIDDEQMSGTFLSPKSKVPGVLFVHGWGGSQERDLERAKGIAGLGCVCLTFDLRGHAGTGIPLSRVTREDNLRDLLAAYDRLLAHPAIDTSAVAVVGTSYGGYLAAILTSLRPVRWLALRVPALYRDQEWLKPKRDLDKADLMDYRSTLVHAETNRALHACSAFTGDVLIVESETDDHVPHATIMSYRAACQQTHSLTHRIIDGADHSLSDPVSQQAYTSILVDWITEMVVGERLSIIQSR, from the coding sequence ATGACGGCTAGAAGCGAAAGCATTGCGATCGATATCGACGACGAACAGATGAGCGGCACCTTCCTGAGCCCCAAGTCCAAAGTACCGGGCGTGCTGTTTGTGCACGGTTGGGGCGGTAGCCAGGAACGTGACCTTGAGCGCGCCAAAGGCATCGCTGGCCTTGGGTGCGTGTGCCTCACCTTCGACCTGCGCGGCCACGCCGGTACTGGCATTCCGTTGTCCCGCGTCACCCGTGAGGACAACCTGCGCGACCTGCTGGCGGCCTATGACCGGCTGCTGGCCCACCCGGCCATCGACACCTCGGCGGTTGCGGTGGTGGGCACCAGCTATGGCGGCTACCTGGCCGCCATCCTCACGTCACTGCGCCCGGTGCGCTGGCTGGCGCTGCGCGTTCCGGCGCTTTACCGCGACCAGGAATGGCTCAAGCCCAAGCGTGATCTGGATAAGGCCGATTTGATGGATTACCGCAGCACGCTGGTGCATGCCGAAACCAATCGCGCCTTGCACGCGTGTTCGGCGTTTACCGGGGATGTGCTGATCGTCGAATCGGAAACCGACGATCACGTGCCCCATGCCACGATCATGAGTTACCGCGCGGCGTGCCAGCAGACGCATTCCCTGACCCACCGCATCATCGATGGTGCTGACCATTCCCTCAGCGACCCGGTGTCCCAGCAGGCCTACACCTCGATCCTGGTGGACTGGATCACCGAAATGGTGGTGGGTGAGCGGTTGAGCATCATCCAGTCTCGATAA
- a CDS encoding GlxA family transcriptional regulator has protein sequence MVVVELGVLIYQGAQLAAVHGLTDLFGVANRIAAEHQSAQLPLLRVSHWQVDASGKPERVFSSHPGPDQSMMAVLVPPSIGEFTEDQAPPALLEWLRQQHAAGTVLGGVCIGSIMLARSGLLDGRTATTHWSSANAFAARYPAVRLEADKPIVDDGDLITTAGLMAWSELGLRLVDRLMGPSIAADTARFLVIEHSDSASQCGSNFAPILGHGDAAILKVQHWLQASGAVDVCVAAMALEAGLEERTFLRRFRNATGLKPTEYCQHLRVGKARQMLEFTNGTIDHIAWTVGYQDPSAFRATFKKITGLAPSDYRSRFGV, from the coding sequence ATGGTCGTTGTTGAGCTGGGCGTGTTGATCTACCAAGGTGCGCAACTGGCAGCCGTGCACGGCTTGACCGACCTGTTCGGCGTCGCCAACCGTATCGCCGCCGAGCATCAATCCGCGCAGTTGCCGCTGCTGCGGGTCAGCCATTGGCAGGTGGATGCCAGCGGCAAACCAGAACGTGTATTCAGCAGCCACCCTGGCCCCGATCAATCGATGATGGCTGTACTGGTGCCGCCGTCGATTGGTGAGTTTACCGAAGACCAGGCGCCCCCTGCGCTACTGGAATGGCTTCGCCAGCAACATGCTGCGGGCACGGTGCTGGGGGGCGTGTGTATTGGCTCGATCATGCTGGCGCGCAGCGGGTTGCTTGATGGGCGCACTGCCACCACCCACTGGTCGTCGGCCAACGCGTTTGCAGCCCGTTACCCGGCCGTGCGCCTGGAGGCGGATAAACCGATTGTCGATGACGGCGACTTGATTACCACCGCCGGCTTGATGGCCTGGTCCGAACTCGGCCTGCGCCTGGTCGACCGCCTGATGGGCCCAAGCATTGCGGCCGATACCGCGCGTTTCCTGGTGATCGAGCACAGTGACAGCGCCAGCCAGTGCGGCAGCAACTTCGCGCCCATTCTCGGCCACGGTGACGCGGCCATCCTCAAGGTTCAGCACTGGCTGCAGGCCAGCGGCGCGGTGGATGTTTGCGTGGCGGCGATGGCCCTGGAGGCGGGCCTGGAAGAGCGTACGTTCCTGCGGCGCTTTCGTAACGCCACTGGCTTGAAACCCACCGAATACTGCCAGCACCTGCGCGTGGGCAAGGCGCGGCAGATGCTGGAGTTCACCAATGGCACCATCGACCATATCGCCTGGACCGTGGGCTACCAGGACCCCAGCGCCTTCCGTGCCACCTTCAAGAAGATCACTGGCCTCGCACCCAGCGATTACCGCAGCCGCTTCGGCGTCTGA
- a CDS encoding endonuclease/exonuclease/phosphatase family protein encodes MAAIPDWVPITPSVAITRFTVLTVNIHKGFTALNRRFILPELREAVRSVGADMVFLQEIHGTHERHPQRYNDWPNMPQYEFLADSIWPQFAYGRNAVYPHGDHGNALLSKFQIVSYDNLDISQSGHENRGLLHCVLRLPGSGQEVHAICIHLGLREVHRQQQLRLIEQRISEIPADAPLIVAGDFNDWRHKADLSQSGLKEVFVQTLGKPARTFPARLPLLPLDRIYVRNLKVHNPRVLTTRPWSHLSDHVPLSVEIEL; translated from the coding sequence ATGGCTGCGATCCCAGACTGGGTGCCCATCACCCCCAGCGTCGCCATCACTCGCTTCACGGTGCTGACGGTCAATATCCACAAGGGCTTCACCGCCTTGAATCGACGTTTCATCCTGCCCGAACTGCGTGAGGCGGTGCGCAGCGTGGGTGCCGACATGGTGTTCCTGCAGGAGATCCACGGCACTCACGAGCGCCATCCCCAGCGCTACAACGACTGGCCGAACATGCCGCAATACGAGTTCCTCGCCGACAGCATCTGGCCGCAGTTCGCCTACGGGCGCAATGCGGTCTACCCCCACGGCGACCACGGCAATGCGCTGCTGTCGAAATTCCAGATCGTTAGCTACGACAACCTTGATATCTCCCAGAGCGGGCATGAAAACCGTGGCCTGCTGCATTGCGTGTTGCGCTTGCCGGGCAGCGGCCAGGAGGTGCATGCGATCTGCATTCACCTGGGCCTGCGCGAGGTGCATCGCCAACAGCAACTGCGCCTGATCGAGCAGCGCATCAGCGAGATCCCAGCGGATGCACCGCTGATTGTTGCCGGTGACTTCAACGACTGGCGCCACAAGGCCGACCTGAGCCAGAGCGGCCTGAAGGAAGTATTTGTCCAAACCCTGGGCAAACCCGCGCGCACCTTCCCGGCGCGCCTGCCGTTGCTGCCACTGGACCGGATCTACGTGCGTAATTTGAAGGTGCATAACCCAAGGGTGCTGACGACGCGGCCCTGGTCCCATCTGTCCGACCACGTGCCGCTGTCGGTGGAGATCGAGCTATGA